One window of Nocardia nova SH22a genomic DNA carries:
- a CDS encoding mechanosensitive ion channel family protein has protein sequence MEEVLRPLVVFAVTLAVTISIGVLADRLLSRAADKHPQNRLPGLLRRVHLPLQIFLATLALHFTYPLAQIELRHDEVVLNILAAMAILSAAWVVMRAVDAVAENTLDKYARRTADTARVRRLHTQLTLVRRIITTMLAITTAAVAILLLFPNLRTLGTSLLASAGVIGVIAGIAAQSTLGNLMAGLQIAFGDSVKIGDTVVVEGEWGTVEEITLSFLTVRIWDDRRLTMPVSYFNSKPYENWSKGGPQITGTVFLYLDTSTPVAELRAHLHDYLRTRHDWDGRNWNLLVTDSTPFGIQVRASMSARNADDVWTLRCAVREELLAWLGREHPEALPKVPTSVVDRAPAMAD, from the coding sequence TTGGAGGAGGTACTTCGGCCGCTGGTGGTCTTCGCGGTGACACTCGCGGTCACCATCTCGATCGGCGTACTGGCCGACCGCCTGCTGTCCCGCGCCGCCGACAAACACCCCCAGAACCGGCTGCCCGGTCTGCTGCGGCGCGTGCACCTGCCGCTGCAGATATTCCTCGCGACGCTCGCCCTGCACTTCACCTACCCCCTCGCGCAGATCGAACTGCGCCACGACGAGGTCGTGCTGAACATCCTGGCGGCGATGGCCATCCTGTCCGCGGCGTGGGTGGTGATGCGCGCGGTCGACGCCGTCGCCGAGAACACGCTCGACAAATACGCCAGGCGCACCGCCGACACCGCCCGGGTCAGACGCCTGCACACCCAGCTGACCCTGGTCCGGCGCATCATCACCACGATGCTCGCGATCACCACCGCCGCCGTGGCGATCCTGCTGTTGTTCCCGAACCTGCGCACCCTGGGCACCTCGCTGCTGGCCTCGGCGGGCGTCATCGGTGTCATCGCCGGTATCGCGGCCCAATCGACCCTCGGCAACCTGATGGCCGGCCTGCAGATCGCCTTCGGAGATTCGGTGAAAATCGGCGACACCGTGGTGGTCGAGGGGGAGTGGGGCACGGTCGAGGAGATCACCCTGTCCTTCCTCACCGTCCGGATCTGGGACGACCGCCGCCTCACCATGCCGGTCTCCTACTTCAACTCCAAGCCCTACGAGAACTGGTCCAAGGGCGGCCCCCAGATCACCGGCACCGTCTTCCTCTACCTCGACACCAGCACCCCGGTGGCCGAACTACGCGCACACCTGCACGACTACCTGCGCACCCGCCACGACTGGGACGGCCGCAACTGGAACCTCCTGGTCACCGACAGCACCCCCTTCGGAATCCAGGTCCGCGCCTCCATGTCCGCCCGCAATGCCGACGACGTGTGGACATTGCGCTGCGCGGTGCGCGAGGAGCTGCTGGCGTGGCTGGGGCGGGAACACCCGGAGGCGTTGCCGAAGGTCCCGACGAGCGTGGTCGACAGGGCGCCCGCGATGGCGGATTAG